One window of the Staphylococcus equorum genome contains the following:
- a CDS encoding rhomboid family protein, whose amino-acid sequence MITEKHYWKCIYTWIKYFNYHVVHRNQDDSEIWLANKKKQSVAIFEFGANSTQEVRFAKSRIQENEENIVSFLDFSPKNYELYIFTDKTFTDENLNEIQPLKFKVKIIREASHAERIMPNFIMKKIYNRDTKLTKYQYKQRALNNNPIEKHMLKFSPVTYTLIAVNIIIWLAMVLFLNRFSDLKMLDVGGLVHFNVVHGEWYRLISSIFLHYDFEHILMNMLSLFIFGKIVESIVGHWRMLVIYIVAGLFGNFASLSFNIDTVSAGASGAIFGLIGAIFGFMYVGKQFNRKLIGQLLIVLVIMIGLSLFMQNINIVAHIGGFVGGLLITLIGYYFKANKNRFWFLLILMLVLFIAAQIRIFTINEDNIYNTIISNEMKQGQYNEAKDMVEDTIDKNYADDETYYLHGLINATLNSKSEGVASWERGLRYFPDSGLLNYQLAIASRSLEDDDKAKKYIKAALKADPSNNDYINLNKELSDNSEPKD is encoded by the coding sequence ATGATTACAGAAAAACATTATTGGAAGTGTATCTACACTTGGATTAAATATTTTAATTATCATGTTGTTCATCGTAATCAAGATGATAGTGAAATTTGGTTAGCAAACAAGAAAAAACAGTCTGTTGCTATCTTTGAATTTGGTGCTAATTCCACTCAAGAAGTTAGATTTGCTAAAAGTAGAATTCAAGAAAACGAAGAAAATATCGTTTCATTTTTAGATTTTTCACCTAAAAATTATGAATTATATATATTCACTGATAAAACTTTTACTGATGAAAATTTAAATGAAATACAACCACTGAAATTTAAAGTGAAAATTATTAGAGAAGCAAGTCACGCTGAAAGAATAATGCCAAATTTCATAATGAAGAAAATTTATAATCGAGATACTAAACTTACAAAATATCAATATAAACAACGTGCGTTAAATAATAATCCCATTGAGAAACATATGTTAAAGTTTTCTCCTGTAACCTACACATTAATTGCAGTCAACATTATCATCTGGCTTGCAATGGTGCTGTTTTTAAATCGATTTTCAGATTTGAAAATGTTAGATGTAGGAGGGCTTGTGCACTTTAATGTTGTGCATGGTGAATGGTATAGATTGATTTCATCTATATTTTTACATTACGATTTTGAACATATTTTAATGAATATGCTGAGTTTGTTCATTTTTGGTAAAATTGTGGAATCAATCGTAGGTCATTGGCGAATGCTTGTCATCTACATTGTTGCTGGATTATTTGGTAATTTTGCATCATTGTCATTCAATATTGACACTGTTTCTGCAGGTGCAAGTGGTGCAATATTCGGTTTGATTGGTGCAATATTTGGATTTATGTATGTAGGTAAACAGTTTAATCGTAAACTTATTGGTCAGTTACTAATTGTTCTTGTAATAATGATAGGATTATCCTTATTTATGCAAAATATTAACATTGTCGCACATATTGGTGGCTTTGTAGGTGGTCTATTAATTACATTAATCGGCTATTATTTTAAAGCGAATAAAAACAGATTTTGGTTCTTATTAATTCTAATGCTTGTATTATTTATTGCAGCACAAATTCGTATTTTCACGATTAATGAAGATAATATATATAATACAATTATTTCAAATGAAATGAAGCAAGGTCAATATAATGAGGCTAAAGACATGGTTGAAGATACGATAGATAAGAACTATGCAGATGATGAAACATATTATCTGCATGGACTAATTAATGCAACCTTAAACTCAAAATCTGAAGGTGTAGCAAGTTGGGAAAGGGGCTTAAGGTATTTTCCTGACTCTGGTCTATTAAATTATCAACTAGCGATTGCAAGTAGGTCTCTTGAAGATGATGATAAAGCAAAAAAATATATAAAAGCTGCGTTAAAGGCAGACCCTAGCAATAATGATTATATTAATTTAAATAAAGAATTGAGCGATAATAGTGAACCAAAAGATTAA
- a CDS encoding YqgQ family protein, producing the protein MNQKINNFYDVLQLLKKFGFIIYFKDKNDMYEMMEQEIKSLYDYKLLTNDEYLKCILIINQRRMNK; encoded by the coding sequence GTGAACCAAAAGATTAATAATTTTTATGATGTACTTCAGCTTTTAAAAAAGTTTGGTTTTATTATATATTTTAAAGACAAAAATGATATGTATGAAATGATGGAACAAGAAATAAAATCATTATACGATTATAAATTATTAACAAATGATGAATATTTGAAATGTATATTAATTATTAAT